One window of the Colletotrichum lupini chromosome 9, complete sequence genome contains the following:
- a CDS encoding cytochrome c/c1 heme lyase has product MNADLVDLVFLTRFQPSAATISSSVAIDYEDHPHHTMSDSSNGAAPETCPVDHKAREAWLQHARAANPDAAQPPHPPHPIPPTQAGSPQSQDAQSSSSWTQSLLSLTPFSSSSAPPPTSTNAPATQAPAASADAAAEVCPVDHKSREAWLEQARAASAANGSSNPHPPHPHHTLEAAPSSPQPSQSWAQSLKSYIPFTSSATTTQSNTPNLPPSTPAKSGLDTEREVSTIPRTATSAYPGTSRPSNHEQETGSDEATGNWIYPSQKMFFDAMKRKGHDTRAQDMATVVPIHNAVNERAWKEIKEWEAPYLEGTACDGPKLHSFLGLSTNMSPKARVNTLLGYTPPFDRHDWVVDRCGVQVEYVIDFYAGRPDARGKPSFYLDVRPKLNSWEGVKMRALRGVGLA; this is encoded by the exons ATGAACGCCGATCTCGTAGACCTCGTTTTCCTAACCCGCTTCCAACCTTCAGCAGCTACCATATCCTCCTCCGTCGCAATCGACTACGAAGACCACCCTCACCACACAATGTCAGACTCCAGCAACGGCGCCGCACCCGAGACGTGCCCCGTCGACCACAAGGCCCGCGAAGCCTGGCTCCAGCACGCCCGCGCCGCGAACCCAGACGCTGCGCAACCTCCTCACCCGCCGCACCCGATACCCCCGACCCAGGCAGGGTCACCACAGTCCCAGGATGCGCAGTCATCATCGTCCTGGACGCAGTCTCTACTGTCTCTGACACccttctcctcttcctcggcgccgccgccaacGTCTACGAACGCCCCCGCGACACAAGCTcccgccgcctccgccgATGCCGCCGCCGAAGTCTGTCCCGTCGACCACAAATCCCGCGAAGCCTGGCTCGAACAAGCCCgcgccgcctccgccgcGAACGGTTCCTCAAATCCTCACCCACCACACCCCCACCACACTCTCGAAGCCGCGCCATCATCACCACAGCCCTCGCAATCATGGGCGCAGTCCCTAAAGTCATACATCCCCTTCACCTCATCAGCAACAACCACACAATCAAACACACCAAACCTCCCACCATCCACGCCCGCCAAATCAGGCCTCGACACCGAGCGCGAAGTCTCGACGATTCCTAGGACTGCAACGTCAGCGTACCCGGGCACCAGCCGCCCCTCTAATCACGAGCAGGAAACGGGCTCGGACGAGGCGACGGGGAACTGGATATACCCTTCCCAAAAGATGTTCTTTGACGCCATGAAGCGCAAGGGCCACGATACCCGCGCGCAAGACATGGCGACCGTGGTGCCGATTCACAACGCCGTCAACGAGAGGGCATGGAAGGAAATTAAAGAGTGGGAGGCGCCTTACCTCGAAGGCACAGC CTGCGACGGCCCCAAACTACACTCTTTCCTCGGCCTCAGCACAAACATGTCCCCCAAGGCGCGCGTGAATACCCTGCTGGGCTACACCCCGCCCTTTGACCGCCACGACTGGGTCGTCGACCGCTGCGGCGTACAGGTCGAGTACGTCATTGACTTCTACGCCGGACGCCCCGACGCACGCGGCAAGCCCAGCTTCTACCTGGACGTGAGGCCGAAGCTGAATAGCTGGGAGGGCGTAAAGATGAGGGCTTTGAGGGGTGTTGGGTTGGCTTGA
- a CDS encoding diphosphomevalonate decarboxylase, with translation MSDNKVYRASTTAPVNIAVVKYWGKRDPKLNLPTNSSLSVTLSQADLRTLTTASCSASYPGGDSLILNGEASDVSGARTQACFRELRARRAALEEKTPSLPKLSKLPLKIVTENNFPTAAGLASSAAGFAALVRAIADLYELPESPSELSLIARQGSGSACRSLFGGYVAWRMGDKADGTDSKAGLVAEASHWPEMRALILVVSAAKKGVSSTSGMQQTVATSGLFKQRVAEVVPKHMGEMEEAIAKRDFEKFAEVTMRDSNSFHSSCADTYPPIFYMNDVSRAAIRAVEQINAAAGKTIAAYTFDAGPNAVIYYLEENAAAVVGAFSPILGSVGGWKEGAKDLKSSVALDETVAGIIQSGVSRVIQTGVGEGPIKSDIYLVGEDGEPVKR, from the exons ATGTCAGACAACAAGGTCTATCGTGCCAGCACCACGGCACCTGTCAACATTGCCGTTGTCAA GTACTGGGGTAAGCGCGACCCGAAGCTCAACCTCCCCACCAACAGCTCCCTCTCCGTCACCCTCTCCCAAGCCGACCTCCGAACCCTGACGACGGCATCCTGCTCCGCCTCCTATCCCGGAGGCGACAGCCTCATCCTCAACGGCGAAGCCTCCGATGTCTCGGGTGCCCGCACACAGGCCTGCTTCCGCGAGCTGCGCGCCCGCCGCGCCGCCCTCGAGGAGAAGACCCCTTCTCTCCCGAAGCTCTCCAAGCTGCCCCTGAAGATCGTCACCGAGAACAACTTCCCCACCGCCGCCGGACTCGCCTCCTCGGCCGCTGGCTTCGCCGCCCTCGTCCGCGCCATCGCCGACCTCTACGAGCTCCCCGAGTCCCCCTCCGAGCTGTCCCTCATCGCGAGACAGGGTTCCGGCTCCGCGTGCCGCAGTCTGTTTGGCGGATACGTCGCGTGGAGAATGGGCGACAAGGCGGACGGCACGGACTCCAAGGCTGGCCTTGTCGCCGAGGCGTCGCACTGGCCCGAGATGCGAGCCCTGATCCTGGTCGTCAGCGCGGCCAAGAAGGGCGTCTCGTCGACTTCGGGTATGCAGCAGACGGTCGCGACGTCGGGCCTCTTCAAGCAGCGCGTCGCCGAGGTCGTGCCGAAGCATATGGGTGAGATGGAGGAGGCTATTGCCAAGCGCGATTTCGAAAAGTTTGCCGAAGTCACCATGCGCGACTCCAACTCGTTCCACTCCTCGTGCGCGGATACCTACCCTCCCATCTTTTACATGAACGACGTCTCGCGCGCCGCCATTCGCGCCGTGGAGCAGATCAACGCTGCTGCTGGAAAGACTATTGCTGCGTACACCTTTGACGCCGGCCCGAACGCTGTCATCTACTACCTCGAGGAGAACGCTGCTGCTGTCGTTGGTGCTTTCTCCCCTATCTTGGGATCCGTCGGTGGATGGAAGGAGGGCGCCAAGGATCTCAAGTCCTCTGTGGCCTTGGACGAGACTGTTGCTGGTATTATCCAGAGCGGTGTCAGCCGTGTTATCCAGACTGGCGTTGGTGAGGGCCCGATTAAGTCGGATATTTACCTTGTTGGCGAGGATGGTGAGCCGGTTAAGCGATGA
- a CDS encoding benzoate 4-monooxygenase cytochrome P450, giving the protein MLPLLYQSVITFPWTPLGQFLGLIVAVYLGITTLRSWFRLSHIPGPFLSSLSYWSMFRIRTRGSRGYLEYVNLSTKYGELVRIGPNDLITSDVQLIRRMSAAKSTYGRSSWYKATRLDPYHDMMGSVLDKSVHHALRTKLQPGYQGKDIPGLEASIDCGISDLVSLIRESYATKLSPSGAENAESKGLPAQKSVDFGRLAHYYAMDARSRMSFGQPLGLLRKNSDVFGLVAMSNLAIDILQFFTDIPPLQRIFTSDIALRLLGPKTTDKNGFGKIMGLAKEHVAARFGPDGKDEPDLLGSFIRRGLDQRSAQSEIMFPMVAGSDTAAKAIKWTMLYILSDLSVYGSLIKEVEDAVSEGRISDPITYKEAQELPYLQAIIYESLRVKPPFAGLVMKQVGPEGDIYNGIKLPAGTRIGHDVTSATHDKRLFGQDAEVFRPERWLEADAETVKSWKKQTELVFGAGRWRCTGKSVAFLELNKIFVQLIRNFEFQPSDAEMFVKISDRGKVY; this is encoded by the exons ATGCTTCCTCTACTGTATCAGTCCGTAATTACGTTCCCTTGGACACCGCTTGGCCAATTCCTCGGTCTCATAGTTGCGGTGTACTTGGGTATCACCACCTTGAGATCATGGTTTCGTTTATCGCATATCCCTGGCCCTTTTCTCTCTTCCCTATCTTATTGGTCTATGTTTCGGATCCGCACTCGAGGCTCTCGAGGGTACCTAGAGTACGTTAACCTATCGACAAAATATGGCGAGCTTGTCCGCATTGGCCCCAATGACTTGATTACGTCTGATGTACAACTCATCAGGCGCATGTCGGCGGCCAAGTCAACTTATGGGCGGAGCAGCTGGTACAAAGCCACCCGGCTGGACCCATATCACGATATGATGGGCAGCGTACTCGATAAGTCTGTCCATCATGCCTTGAGAACAAAGCTTCAACCGGGATACCAAGGCAAAGATATTCCTGGGTTAGAAGCCAGCATTGATTGTGGTATATCGGACTTGGTGAGCTTGATTCGAGAAAGTTATGCCACCAAGCTCTCTCCGTCGGGAGCAGAAAATGCAGAGAGTAAAGGGCTTCCAGCGCAGAAGTCTGTTGACTTTGGTCGACTGGCGCACTACTATGCTATGGATGCTCGCTCGAGGATGTCGTTTGGACAGCCCCTTGGGCTTCTTCGGAAAAATTCAGACGTCTTTGGGTTGGTTGCTATGTCAAACTTGGCCATAGACATCTTGCAGTTCTTCACGGATATTCCGCCGCTCCAACGGATTTTCACATCGGATATTGCTCTACGGCTTCTTGGCCCCAAGACTACAGATAAGAATGGCTTTGGAAAGATCATGGG ACTTGCCAAAGAACACGTTGCCGCTCGATTTGGTCCTGACGGGAAGGATGAGCCTGACTTACTT GGGTCATTCATACGTCGCGGCCTTGATCAGCGCTCAGCACAGTCCGAAATCATGTTCCCGATGGTTGCTGGCTCTGACACAGCAGCAAAGGCCATAAAATGGACGATGCTCTATATCCTTTCTGACCTCTCTGTGTACGGGTCTCTTATAAAGGAGGTTGAGGACGCAGTCTCAGAAGGAAGGATATCAGACCCCATCACATATAAAGAAGCTCAGGAACTGCCATATCTTCAA GCAATCATATATGAGTCCCTCCGTGTGAAACCACCTTTTGCTGGTCTGGTAATGAAGCAGGTTGGGCCCGAGGGTGATATCTATAATGGTATCAAGCTGCCTGCAGGCACCAGGATTGGGCACGACGTGACGTCGGCGACCCACGACAAGAGACTCTTTGGCCAAGATGCTGAGGTATTCCGGCCTGAGCGATGGCTTGAGGCCGATGCTGAGACGGTCAAGTCGTGGAAGAAACAGACTGAGCTCGTGTTTGGCGCTGGCCGTTGGCGATGCACAGGCAAGTCTGTCGCTTTCTTGGAATTGAACAAGATATTTGTCCAG CTCATTCGGAACTTTGAATTCCAGCCTTCGGATGCTGAAATGTTTGTAAAAATCTCCGATCGTGGGAAAGTGTATTAG
- a CDS encoding longiborneol synthase — MPLCGGEETGLYDSGWLLFKRQRLEKIHNMLQPPMVVQTDQLDQGADLRQTLSCLIPTFLNAINYVSPPEVDKKALRIALLDRALRGGVHLEADDASQMRFEAGLAVAAEMYPLHPLEIQIHIGLFTWYGFIIDDKNVELGPDLEQFQTRLLMGEQQPSAHLQAFAEVLKSTKKYYDPIVANLIVLSALAFVNSNAIEIRPQYHTIVLSKETVSWPYYFRDKEGLPEVYTYFCFYKETCPDIACFLPAAPEMGKFINLTNDILSFYKEEKAGEIRNYIHKQALSLNQSPLSILESAILETVVAYNRSRAILKNSHPYEGIWHAYAMGYVAMHLNTRRYYLSEIVL, encoded by the exons ATGCCCCTTTGCGGCGGTGAAGAGACGGG GCTGTATGACTCGGGGTGGCTCCTCTTCAAACGACAAAGACTTGAAAAGATACA CAATATGCTTCAACCACCGATGGTAGTCCAGACCGATCAACTTGATCAAGGCGCGGATCTTCGGCAAACGCTGTCATGTCTGATCCCCACGTTTCTGAATGCCATCAACTACGTCTCGCCTCCAGAAGTTGACAAGAAAGCATTGAGGATAGCTCTCCTCGACAGAGCTCTCCGGGGCGGTGTCCATCTCGAAGCCGACGATGCCTCGCAAATGCGATTCGAGGCCGGACTAGCTGTCGCTGCC GAAATGTATCCTCTCCACCCCCTCGAAATCCAGATCCACATCGGTCTCTTCACCTGGTACGGCTTCATCATCGACGACAAGAACGTCGAGCTAGGGCCAGACCTAGAACAATTCCAGACACGGCTTCTGATGGGAGAACAGCAGCCCTCGGCACATTTACAGGCTTTTGCCGAAGTGCTCAAGTCGACAAAGAAGTACTACGACCCAATAGTCGCCAACTTAATCGTGCTATCCGCTCTAGCCTTTGTCAACTCCAACGCTATTGAGATCCGGCCGCAGTACCACACAATCGTCCTGTCAAAAGAGACAGTCAGCTGGCCCTACTATTTTCGAGATAAAGAGGGCCTTCCAGAGGTGTATACCTATTTCTGCTTCTATAAGGAGACATGTCCGGATATCGCGTGCTTCCTGCCGGCTGCGCCCGAGATGGGCAAGTTTATCAATCTGACCAATGACATATTATC ATTTTACAAGGAGGAAAAGGCAGGTGAAATCAGGAACTATATCCATAAACAAGCCTTGAGTCTAAACCAAAGTCCCTTGTCTATACTAGAATCCGCCATTCTGGAAACCGTAGTTGCGTACAATCGGTCCAGGGCAATTCTGAAGAACAGTCATCCGTACGAGGGCATATGGCACGCTTACGCCATGGGATATGTAGCTATGCACTTGAATACCCGGCGCTACTACCTTTCTGAGATAGTACTGTAG